One Dunckerocampus dactyliophorus isolate RoL2022-P2 chromosome 6, RoL_Ddac_1.1, whole genome shotgun sequence genomic window, AACAGAAAGTACTGACAAAGCAGGACAGTTCTCGAGAAAATGTTTGTCCATGGGAAGTGGAGAACCCAAAGATTTTGAAAAAGGAGGACAGTTCTCGAGAAAATCTTTGTCCATGGGAGTCAAAACAGCCCAAAGTCCTGACAAAACAGGACAGTTCAAGAGCTGATGTTTGTCCCTGGGAGACAGATGAACCAAAGGTCTTCAAAAAACAGGACAGTTCTCGAGAAAGTGTTTGTCCCTGGGAGACTGAAGGGCCGAAAGTACTGACAAAGCAGGACAGTTGTAGAACAGATGTTTGTCCTTGGGAAGTGGAGGAACCAAAGGTTTTGGAAAAGCGGGACAGTTCTCGAGAAAGTGTTTGTCCCTGGGAGACTGAAGGGCCAAAAGTACTTACAAAGCAGGACAGTTCTAGAACAGATGTTTGTCCTTGGGAAGTGGAGGAACCAAAGGTTTTGGACAAGCAAAACAGTTCAAGAGAGAATATTTGTCCACGGGAAAGTGAAGACGCAAAGTCTGTAAAGAAGCAAGATAGCACAAGAGGAGATGTTTGTCCCTGGGAGACAGAAGAGCCAAAAGTACTGAAAAAGCAGGACAGTTCTAAAGCAGACGTCTGTCCCTTGGACAAAGAAGAAAGTAAAGTTTTCAAGAAACCTCACAGCTCTCAGACCAGTGTATGTCCATGGGAGACTGATGACTCAGCAGTCctgaaaaaacaagaaaccGTACGTCCAGATGTCTGTCCATGGGAGAcagaagaaacaggaagtgtcATAGACCAAGATGGCTCTGGGACCCAGGTTTGTCCCGGTGAGATCCAGGATCCACAACCACCAAGCCAACCCAATGAGGTCCCAGAGAATCAGGGTCTTCTCAGTGATGAGCAGCTGGACGGTCCTAAAGCTAGCCTGGCGCTGGGTCGTCGTGATGCCTTGTGTCCATGGGAGATGGTAAGAAGCAGCTCTGGATCGTTCACAGACAACAACTCTGACGTTTTCACGTGGGAGCCTGAGAACATTCctgaggaggatgaggacgacGATGCAGAATGTGCCGCTGAGGCACTCATATTCCCTCCTGATCTTTGACCACTCCTGACTTTTTGATGGGATGCTAAGAGCTAGAAGACATGTCCAGAAACTACATGGCCGATATGGACGTAGTATGGTCTCatccagtgacattttgttttgtgactGACAGGCTGGACACTAAACTGTGACAGAAATTACCTTACTGTTAGAAGACATGTTGTAAGTGCGGGACATCTAAGTGGTTTTCACTTAGTCCCTTTTCTCTCCCTGTCCCCTCCTTTCATTACCAAATTGAAGCGGTGCCAAGGCAGGTCCACAGTACGAGAAAGAGCAAATGTAGCACGGAATCAATCTGATATGGCACCGTTGTTCCAActaaacaaaattaaaacacGTTTAAAGTAATGAAGCCAATTGAGATTAGGGTGGAAAGGACATCATTTgacaattatataaaaatataagatGATGTCCAGGGTGGAAAGGACATCATTTgacaattatataaaaatataagatGATGTCCATTCTAATTTCAGCAAAAGGTTACGCTCAAGGCTAATgttattttagcagcatgaTGGTGGAAAACTTCCCTATGTTGTACAATTATAATATTCCTTTGCTATCATTTAGTCAGttatgagctttttttttttgattgggTAAGTCTTGTCAGTGGCATTGCTAAATGTTTGTCTTGTTGCATGAAAGGAGAAAACATCTAAATGTAGGAAGACAGCATGTATGTGTCTTTTATGACAGATTCTTCCGAAAACTTATTTTGCCGGGCAAGTAGGGacgttttatttttgtacttcacgAGGGCAACAATGCAGGACAGTCATGAGAAATAAAGCTTAGCATTTGTGAACATCTGTTTATTGCCATTTCACATACACATGACGTGTAAATGATGAAGTCTAGCAGATGTTGGCTGATGTTTAGCTGGACAGAGTGACAAAAAGCTTTGCAACCAAATATTTAACATGAAGCAGCACCACCTGGCGGCTCATTTAGACCACTGCACTGCCTCCACTTTTGGAACTTGATAGTTGAGGGCCTCAAATTCTTCTCCTGGCTGCAGGTCTGGACCTGGAATCGCTACAGTCTAAAAGAAAGAGTTGTGTTGAAATTAATGGAGAAGACACATTAAATTATCAAAAGGATAAACAGTTCACAGCTGattttaggccctgtccacatagAAACAgtcttaggatttttttttttggcgcgTTGAAAAAAATTTCCGCCCACCCTGTGCGGAGTTAGTAAATAGTTGAATATAATACAAGTAGAAAGCATCCAGAaaacgctgtgaatgatatatagtattctacatgggtcactaatggtgacatggtgtcagtaatgttactgtaatgttgggtgagacacacaaacacttgacttgattgctggaacaacaggcttttattgcaggtttgaattgtcccacaagaggcacaatagtccctaacacgggctactgttgcagctgtaacttACGTCAAGCTGAAACTAAACTCTAAACCCCcgatgccacttcctgtccgctcgcCACTCAGCTCCACTAGGAaacatatttatagcaacacactcgagcacgagttttatttatgtcttaaatggcttatttattcttattatgtctactatattaggtaatacgagtgtaaaggtgactatagcggtgttagTTTATGTGTATAGGGTTCTAACATTAAAAACGGTATTTAGAAGCTTTTAAGCAGGTTTTGTATGCTATAActataaaatattccatttataaataaggaatcctactctgcggaaattcacttatcacagtcgggtctagaAGCAATTAAtcaccataaatgagggattactgtactatcCAGCACTTCACTCCATTTATCAACAGATACCGTTATCGGCAGAAGCTCATTCCTCAAACTTCTGTCATgttatgaacacattatgcttcttttactgcgaTGCCACTGGattcaaataaacaaataaacaaataaacagtttgtgcaaaataagacaaataaaaccGCTGCGTGTAACTTGGAGTGTTTCTTACTGGATGTTTTATATTACAAGTATTAAAGGGAGAACTCTCGCAGAACCAGCACGttgcagtcattgcaaattgcatatttacaatccaactgcgaaacttggaaataattctaGATGGCTCTGTGGAGCATGGTGCCATCATCATTTTcagcacaaaaaacaaaaacaaaaacaaaaacaaaaaaagataccGTTAGGATCAGATATCTAATTTTCATGCCAATATCATTGGGTATCTCTAAAAAGTATCAAAATAGCCCTTGGCCTCCTTTTAATCCTTCAGTATGGCGTCCTTCGTGGAAAAGGTTCGGATACGCCTAGTATAATTGTAAGTGAACATATACATCATGACTCGCCTTAATGATGGGGTCCTTGGCGGGGGCCCAGGATGGCACGATCTTTCCGTGGAGCCGCCATCGGCTGTAGGGGTTGACGAGGTGTCGCTCAATGACCAAATACTCCAAGACGTCCTTTGCTTGCTCCTCGCTGCCCAACATCAACCTTCCAAAGCGGTCGTAGATAGCCAGAATCTGCAGAAGGACATGTTTAACCTCAACTACAGTGTACAGTCGTCGCATCGTGGTTCGATCACCGctgcctcactctatcgtggtatttaaaaaaattattaattaataaatgaccgctgACCACCTGAATATATGCacacatttaaatttttttagattgttagccaccACCGGAAGAAAGAATTGCACATGTATGAAATCTTATATTGTCACTGTAGTCAAGACACACattagataagagtataaaatataaaaattagggATGTTCTGATCAATATCAGccaatttgcaataaaaaacgTGATCGACGTATGCCAATAAAcacctttcaaagccgatcacaaaaaccgatcgGCATGCGGCGGCAAATCCTACACGGCTCATATTGAGCTGACACGGGCTacaccaatcgatgccagcgtgtttgagcCTTACCAAATCTATCTCAGTTtgactattcttgcatctttgtttagaCGCTTTGCTTatctgtcactggctgtactttgcaTTGGCGGCAGCAAGCTAGCTATCTCGCAGTTAactagagttatccgcctagcttccggtcttcggactccaaatgtgactttttagcacagtaacattttgtttttaaaacaaccaaaaggttagttcggagctcgtttttgtcccacggggaagccacaagtggatatcacgatCATGGGGTATGTACTAGCTTTTTCAAATGTCCctgaacaactttactctcttgaTGTCaatatactaattatgtcttgtcctcaaaacactttgTGTGcagttgtttaatgaacaaaaattgtttcacacaaatggAGGCAAAAAAAAGCCAGACAAATTCCAAGTTAATcgatgtgatcggtatcggccgatctcactcatgaatgatcggtattggaaacgacagcataaaaccctgaatCCTTAATAAAAACCATGGCATGCCATTATCAACCATTTCACTTTacgtctctggccaaagtcacaataAACGTGCAAGCCATCGCTAGTTTCAGTTTTAGTTTCAGTTATGTCGCAGCTGCGTCGACATGAGTCGGCTAGTCCGAGGGGTGTTGACACAAAGGTGTTCCACTGTAAGACTTTGTAAGACGAAGAATGGCTTTAATTACTCTTTTGCTGCTGTGCACCAGTGTTAACCCCTCTTCCACTGTGCTCGATAAATATGTATGTCATCATTtacaggggtgtcacgagatttagccagatcaaaacacaagATTTCTTGCctataatatattaaataattaatcacaaaataaatgcaaataaatataattattattaataataataattaataataataatgaattgtaataattttgcccgcctccatttattgccatgtgcacgcatgtctgttttcctcgtctgttgcctccaaacaggcaggaaaagggttcagcacctagacgctTCACAGAACGGACTGAGACGTCGTGAGATGGAGTGCCACCTTTTGTCATTCATACagttgctttgtctctgtggagcCATAGcatacaggccaaaagtttggacaccttctCATTCTAGACAGATTCTCAAAACTGTGAATGAACACGTGTGGAATTATGTacgtaacaaaaaagtgtgaaataactctaaatatgtctcatattttacattttcatttaagtttcattttttttgatagcactacaaacccttggtgttctgtcaatgagcttcatgaggtagtcacgtTTTTctcttcacaggtgtgccttgtcagggttactttgtggaatttcttgccttattaaagGAGTTGCAACCGTGGAGCTATGTTGTGTGTCCAACTTTTGGCCTGCATtgtacacacagcaaaagagtgcatcctcgtgaggagcaatgcaagatagtagaaattaggaggaaaaaagatcactacaaagccaaatgccacagcccccatgcctgaatattaataacaagcaaggtgagcccattaACACAAACGAGACAGTATGCCGAATTCGTTTGAAAGTGGTGGTAACATAAAACAAGCTTTCCCACCTAAACATATCCAAccaacccagttttcccatctgcgAAAAACCCCACACACCAATAGTCAACACTAACTGAGATGTTTGAACGttacaataaatataaatgcaacagcgcaaaatggtgtgtgcTCACAGCGAGTTTAGTTTAATACATAGCAAAATAAATGCTGCTCTTTGATATACTCGTTGATATacgttgaaaagccagcatttccagAAATGCTACAAATGTTAGACggtatgaattgcctgtgagaaaatacatgtcacaaacggcaattccacaactatacagagtgaaagatttcaaattattattacatatcatAACTGGTTTATTtagtctaaaaaaatgtatcccaataatatcgtttagcgtcaatttgtgggacagtcATTTCAAAACGCAGGTGTAGTGTTGTGCAACCAAAacatttgtttgtccagtcattgtacttttcttaaaattaatgttaaaattttgcCCCATCcagtggacccaatctcgtgtattgtcttgtctcgtgatttgggtgtctcatgacacccatATTATTTACACATAATCAGATTGAAAAAGAtgatatttttcatgaaaatgtgtCGCCACACATGGTAGTTGTGCCTAGTTTAGCCCAAACCAAAATGTGACTGGCTGCATCTCACCTGTCTGGAGTGCATGCGCACCGTCACCTGGCCGTACAAGTTGCCCTTGGTGACCATGTCCGGGCAGCGTGCGTGGACCACCCTGGGGGCCTCCAGCGACTCAACAAAACGCCAGCGGAGGGTCTTGTAGCGGTTACCCCTGGTCATCTCCTGTGCGGCAGACAGACGGGTGATGGgagttgaaggtaaaaaagtGCTGACAGGCAGGTGAGAACTTACGGGGTAACATCGCTCTGTCACCAGTGAGTGAAGTTTCTCTTTGTTGAACCTGGAAAACAGCCAGAAGATGTTCATTAGAGCAGCTTGTGTGAGAACAGCATGTCACGGCAGAATTTACGTTCCACGTCTTACGTGCACAGTGCGCTGTGGGCCTCGATGAAGAGTTCTTGAGCTTGCTCAGCAAAACCCTTTGTGGAAAACTCTGAGTCATACTCTTTGATCTTACGAATTCTATGAGGATGACAAAATAATCTTTGAGTCGACTTGTTGGCTCCAAGAAGAAGCAGACATTGCTGTGGAGACCGTCTTACGCCAGCTGTGAGGAGGCACTCTGTCGTATCTGCTCAGTGCGCTGCTTTAAGCCTTCTTTTGACAATGACGACAAACGAGCGTCTCCCTCTGGAGGGATGTAGGGGTCAAAGATTCCCGCTAATAACCAGAAAGACGTGATCAAATCTGACACCTGgtgcaaacttaaaaaaaaaaaaaaaaaaaaaaaaaaagagttgtgaTATGTTTGGAAAAGTCCACAGTACCAGTGCAGGAGATGTTGATGGTCCGCTCCATGTATTCCTGTCGGAATACAACGCCGGCCGCTCGTGCCTTGGCCTCCAGGTTCATGTCCTTCTTGCCCTTCAGCCCCACAGCTGGAGGGATGAAGGAACGCTTCTTAGTCCTCACGGGCACAATAAGTGGCACCGGGTGCCACAGCACACCCGCTGAGGTTTCGACAGCCTGACAGGAGAAAGAAGAAGTGAATCCATGTTTTCAGTAGCCACTGACAACAGTGCACAGtgcaggcctgtcacaataaccaAGAAATCAATTGACCGCACGGTAActaaaaacaaacttgatcattttgcaggCCTCggtatattgacatgtgcatgcgtgtttgattTCCTCCTCTGTCTCTACCAAGCAGGGCATCGTGAtgagaaggaacatttgtgtggggaagtatttcctcggcgaaccgctcaatcgtggcagaatgtcatcacaaacaccaaCTCCCCTCCCGAACAAAAACTGTTGATACAGCAGCCCGAAACGCCAGCGGAAATTGGCTGAAAGATGCCTCTTACAGAGCATcaatggaagctagctgggttagcttagcttagcaaaGCATACTAGTGAGGCTGCGtatgtttacaccgtgttgccTTTTGCCGCTTGTTAATGTAAGCAAGCGTTTTATCATGCCCGCAGACATTGTGCAGGTTTtcagtgaaataaggacgagaggcacgttcATTCTTGCTTCCAGCTAATCTTagcagacattctcaacacactcaatacacttcctgccttcacaataagagcaccacatcctgtctaaatgtgcaaacaaaaatacaggGTGTcctaaaaatatcttacattacaatcggaattgcatcggtgactatgtcttccttaaccacaagcacaggcattacaatttgttgaggattttgtagaaatgtttgcagtggctgacatcccatttgaaaagctagctaagctacatccgcttctgaattactgggcaaaattgtccaatgatgtattgcatcaagaaagtgtacatgcaaatgagctgacgtttgctttgacacacaatgtgaacttcagagcaGTTCCGGGTTATTTCTCAGTTTTATCGTCAacattcagacaataacgaaagcgacactgattcaaaattttAAATATTGCGATTTTCATTTCAGTgcattttttgctaaaagagacagagtccattttattttctttgggctttttcatctttttttgtttaattttatttaaaagctcttatCATTCAAATCACAACGTTAaacactcttgagaaattaaagtttctAGATTTTGATGTGGCGCACTCACATTATAATGCCATATGTCTTATCATtacataaatgaaaaaatgttctcaaaaTGATGTTGACAAtgatatcgtttatcggcagtaatttgtaggacaaGTATCAAACAGCTAAATTAGTTACCATGACAGGCTGAGCACAGTGCTTCTCATACTTTCATTAATCTGTGATGGGCTGCCACAGATCaatttggactgccacaaataaatttggcctACCTCTTCAGTCACGTACTAAGCaccaataatattaaaatgcataaaGTACATAGCTTATACATTAAACCTAAAGTGGCACCTCAGTTAGCATCCACCCTCGTTATCGtaaaaaatttacgccacaattttgcctcggtttgcgtgcattcgccggttagcatacaatatggcactCATCTTGTCGAGTTGTTAATTAACTGCATGAGTACAACCGTGTTCTTAATGTagttttttaaatcacaaaacatccttcttcgaaatgtacagtgttccctcgctataaTGCGGTTCACTTTACGCGGCCTCGctattacagattttttttgtgtgcatgcttttttttttttacagcatatgaacgtggccgcacggtggtctagtggttagcacgttggccaatacagtaacagcctggagatcagtaagagacctgggttcgattctggcatttctgtgtggagtttgcatgtgtccccgtgtgcgcgtgggttttctccgggtactccggcttcctcccacattccaaaaacatgcaggtgaggttaattggcgacactATGGCgaaaaaattgtccataggtatgaatgtgagtgtggatggttgtttgtctatatgtaccctgcgattggctggcgaccagtccagggtgtaccccgcctgtcgcccgaagtcagctgggataggctccagcatgcccctgcgaccctaatgaggacgaagcggtttagaaaatggatggatgaacgcattgattggctaagggagaacccgcattctcttctgcgtcccgattggctaagggaccaTCAATCAACCTCCTCCAATCTCCTCCTTCATGTGTCCTGTACGATATAGAATGCGTTCAGCttgcctaatttacataattgttcaattgctagcagtgtggctctttagtgctgtatgtttgcaaattttctccccgacaaaacacGCAATGTCGACTAAACGCTCTGCACTGACAAAGGCACCTGCAGCTGCAGCCAAAAGACAGAGgaagacacacaaaaagttggaattctggacatgctgaaggaaggtacaACTTACGCAGccgtagggcgccattacggaataaatgaatcttcggttcgtaccataaaggaggaggaaaataacataaggacgacaacagcaataaactttaacaaggatgcaaaaagggcttTAATAGTCCGCAACAAGACCACGGAGAGAACGCCTATGCGGATGCCGGGGCAGAGACATACGTGAacaaatttaaagccatcatcGAGGAAGGAGGATATAAGCCTGAACAAGTTTTTAATATggatgagacaggcttattttggaaacactacatcGCTCATTCAGCCCATGGACCAGGGCCTGAGCCGTGCTTTCAAGGCCCTCTATATGCGTGACGTACATATTTACTTGTGTATAaagtgagaaaagtgtataaagtgtgtggtgaggggttttacagcgttaaaacatatacaaacatgatcaaaatcttaagaccagttgaaaaattgctagaatttgcattttgcacatttggatcttaatgaggttttaagtagagctacaatatgcaaaaacaagaagggggagtgagacaaaaagcattttaaaaaagtaatttattgaaaacaacaattgaactgaaacaggctgtttatcagctgatcaaaagtttaagaccattgctcaaaaaataacaaaaaactctccaaaccagaacaaaaaatgttctcagtaggactcagtaatgagtagctccaccgttcttgttgatcacttcaaaaattgctttgggcatgcttgatgcgagtgtttccaggaggctagtgggaacattgctccaagtggtgaagatggcttaatgaagggcatcaactgtctggaacttatggccatttttataaacatcccttgccatccatccccaaatgttctctaaggcagtggtccccaacccacTGGCCatcgtgggtcatttggtactgggccgcacagaaagaaaaaataacttccattatttcatttttttaatgttttattttgaaaagtggccagattctctctgttacatccgtctcacttgacacatgtccattgtgcgtgtgctaactttctatcgcagcacagatagactactacagtatttttagcatttttctttcacctcatatttggtctcaaatgctgatactatgtgggaatgcataaaggtaagttttgatgacttattgagtgctaatgtgtatatttgtctgaagttaattcatgctagcacactgccttttacctcacacgtcaaacagccatgtaataataatctctctggaaaaacttggctggaacttgaactggtggatggtgggtcagcattcattttgtggttttaatttgatcttattcatgtcttagttttacacaatacataataaataagattaattACATCACTATAATGTACAACACCCCCCCCGGtccacgggagatttgtgggaacacaagccggtccatgGGTCAAAAAAAGTTGGGGACCAGTGCTCTAAGGgttttaaatgaggggaacatgcaggatggtccaaaagagtgatgttattctccctgaagaagtccttggtcaagcgagcattgtgaactgcagcgttgtcctgttgaaaaacccagctgttaccacacagacgagggccctcagccatgagggatgcccgctgcaacatctgcacgtaagcaaccgccgtttgacgaccctgtgccacctgaagctccggtgttccactgaatgaaaaagcaccccagatcatgatggacccccctccactgtgccgggtagaaaacgtctcaggtgggatctccttgtcatgccagtaacgttggaagccatctggaccgtcaaggttacattttttctcatcagagaataaaacttttttccacctttcaatgtcccatgtttgatgctccctggcaaagtctaaacaggcagttttgtggcattgaaggagacgaggtctttgaattcgttttttgttttttaaacccttttcccgcagatgctgtgtgatggttatttgcgctgcagtcggtaccagtaagggccttaatgtgggtggaagaccgccctgtgtcttcatggacagccaatcggatcctccggatCAGCGCAggggtgatttttttgggtctaccacctgacttttttgttccataatgctcaggatttaaaaaaaaaaaagtagaatgactgatttactgcacccaacctgagcagcaatggcacgctgcgagaggccttgcttatgcagctccacaatctgaccacgttgaaaaagagaaagcttcttagcttcagccatcaggagggcatgacagtgtcaaTGCctcacagaaaatgaacattttgagcaaattttggcttttatagcctgtggtctttttgatcagttgataaacagcctatttcattttttttttttaagttccaaatgttttttgtctcactcccccttcttgcctttgcatattgtagctctacttaaaaccctCATTTAGatccaaacgtgagaaaatgcaaattctaccaatttttcaactggtcttaagattttgatcaggtctgtataataaatgaaaaaaacatatcctgtaaatgaAAGAAacatataataaacaaaaaaacatatcctgtaaatgaaaaaatatataattaataaaaaatatatataaaaacatgaaaaaaaacaacttctactacacggatttcacttaacaaTGGTATTTTTTGGACGCTAACCCCCGCGTTAAAcgaaggaacactgtatatgaatgacaaatgagataaatgaacatttaagcttatttttaccttcactgaagacatgccTGTTCCCTTCCCaaagacattcattcatttcattcatcattttaaacattcattcatcatttatatgtatttatatgtatttccgattgttttctgcatgtaaaactgtaattgtaaaactacaaaaacgtgttttgtgtggtGTTATAAACGGACTCGGTTAACGttcgttttggttagagtcggaccttctggaacgaattaggTAAGTAACAAAGCTTCCACTGTGTAATGGTTTGGTGAACAACAGGATGCCAGTACAATTATATAAACAGCCATGTCCTTAACACCCTTTTTTGTAACTATTAAATCATTAAGTTATAACCAAACTCTAAACAATTCATCAGCAGACTGTTGTCCTCCACCTCCTGCAAGAGCTTGTATTACTTCGCTACGTAAGCTAATGCTAGCTAATGCTAGCCACGTTATCGCCATTGGGAGATTACTTGTTGTTATTATTCGCGTACACTGAAATAATACCCCTCAGTTGTTTAACATCGGTGACAAGAAGTACACATCTACCTTTAAACTGCTCCATGTCGCTCGCTGAAATGCTGCAAGCGTCCTAGTGACGGGCGCCGCCATGTTCCTGCCATTAGGCGAAAGctacacaaaaaacaatatcCGGTCgtggctttcaaaataaaacatccccTTTTCTTGGTGGCTTCCAGATGATGACTTTGGTTTTGCAGGAGAGGATCATCCAAGTGATGATCAGTGATCACTATAATGTTTGAAGGTGTATTCTCCATTCAAGATTGGCTAGCATCTCGACCGTGTGTAAGTCAAGTCTATACTGTGCACTACACA contains:
- the mrpl45 gene encoding 39S ribosomal protein L45, mitochondrial encodes the protein MAAPVTRTLAAFQRATWSSLKAVETSAGVLWHPVPLIVPVRTKKRSFIPPAVGLKGKKDMNLEAKARAAGVVFRQEYMERTINISCTAGIFDPYIPPEGDARLSSLSKEGLKQRTEQIRQSASSQLAIRKIKEYDSEFSTKGFAEQAQELFIEAHSALCTFNKEKLHSLVTERCYPEMTRGNRYKTLRWRFVESLEAPRVVHARCPDMVTKGNLYGQVTVRMHSRQILAIYDRFGRLMLGSEEQAKDVLEYLVIERHLVNPYSRWRLHGKIVPSWAPAKDPIIKTVAIPGPDLQPGEEFEALNYQVPKVEAVQWSK